DNA sequence from the Agromyces aureus genome:
GACCGCCGACGCGCCGTCGACCACGACGCCGTCGGTGGCGATCTTCTCGCCGGGGCGCACCACGAACCGGTCGTCGACGGCGAGGTCTGCCACCGGCATCCGCACCTCGACGCCGTCGCGGAGCACGGATGCCTCGCTGGCCCCCATCTCGAGCAGGGCCGAGATCGCCGCGGTCGAGCTGCGCTTGGCGCGCGCCTCGGCGTAGCGACCCGCGAGCACGAACACCGTCACCGCGGCCGCGACCTCGAGGTAGATCTCGTCGGCGCCTCCGCCGGGCGTCGTGAACAGCTGGAACGTCATGGTCATGCCCGACATGCCGGCCTGGCCGAAGAACAGCGCGTACGCCGACCAGGCGAGGGCCGCGAGCACGCCGACGCTGATGAGCGTGTCCATGGTCGCGGCGCCGTGGCGCAGGTTGATCCACGCGGCGCGGTGGAACGGCCACGCGCCCCACAGGGCCACCGGCGCGGCGAGCGCGAACGCGAGCCACTGCCAGTTCGTGAACTGCAGCGCCGGGATCATCGACAGCGCGACGACGGGCACCGCGAGCACCGTCGACACGATCAGGCGCTGACGAAGGGATGCCGCGTCGCCGTGATCGTGCGCTCCCCCGCCGTGGTGCGACTCGGCGTCCGAGCCGTGCCCGCCTGCCGGACCGCGCGCGTCGCTCGCGCCGTGCGGGTGCGGGTGCTGGGGCGCGACCGGCGCCGCGGGCTTCGGCTTCGGCAGCGCGGCCGTGTATCCCGTGGCCTCGACGGTCGCGATGGCCTCGTCGACGCTGACGCCGTCCGGCAGCCGCACGCTGGCCTTCTCGGTCGCGTAGTTCACGGTCGCCTCGACGCCGGGCATGCGGTTGAGCTTCTTCTCGATGCGCGCGGCGCACGAGGCGCACGTCATGCCGCCGACGAGCAGGTCGACCTGCTGCGCGGTCATGATGCCAGGTCGGCCAGTTCGTAGCCGGCCTCGTCGACGGCGGCTGCGACCTGGTCGGCGTCGAGGGCCGCGGCGCTCTGCACGGTCACCCGCGAGACGCCCCCGGCGACGAGCTCGACGTCGACCGACGAGACGCCGTCGAGTCGGCCGAGCTCACCCGTCACCGCACCGACGCAGTGCGAGCACGTCATGCCCGCCACGCCGTAGGTCGAGACGGTGGGGTTCGCGTCGTGGGTGCTCATGTGATCCTCCTGAAGTTCGGGATGGGTACCCCCATGGGGTATTCATCTGAACTCAACGGTACCCCACCGGGGTCTATTCCACACCTGTGAGAACTCGCGAGTGGGCGAACTTGGCGGCTCGATGAAGTGCGAGTCGACCAGAATCGCCCTCGCGAACCGGTGACCCGCAGCAGTGACGGCGTCAGGCGGCGGGCGCGGGCGGGCAGGCGGCGAGCGCCGTCATGTTCGCCGTGGCCTGCTCGAGCGACCACGGAAGCTCGACGAGCGGGGCCTCGGCGCCGTTCGCGGCATCCGCCTTCGACCCGACGGAGGCGAGCGCGAAGGCGACCTCGCGCACGAACGCGTCGGTCGAGCTCGAGTTGTTCAGCACGAGCACGACCGTGAGCCCCGAGGTGGGGTCGGTGAGCGCCGCCGTGAGCATGCCGGCGGTCTCGCTGACATCGCCGCGCATCGGGCCGAACGTCGCACCGCCGATGCCCGCGCCGTACCAGGACTGCGGCGAGCCGGCGACCGGCTGCACGTTCTTCCACTGGTCGGCCTTGGCGCTGTCCGACAGCAGGGAACCCGTCGCGAACGCCTCGCTGAACCGGCGGAGGTCCTCGAGCGTCGTCGTCGCGCCCGCGGCCTCGCCGCCCATCGAGCTGGACTGGGCGGACTGATCGAGACGGGTCGCGCAGTCGGCCTTGCCGTCGGCGCCGAT
Encoded proteins:
- a CDS encoding heavy-metal-associated domain-containing protein, translated to MSTHDANPTVSTYGVAGMTCSHCVGAVTGELGRLDGVSSVDVELVAGGVSRVTVQSAAALDADQVAAAVDEAGYELADLAS